Proteins encoded in a region of the Thermocaproicibacter melissae genome:
- a CDS encoding vitamin B12 dependent-methionine synthase activation domain-containing protein, giving the protein MKLQESEILRYLGYRGKQPDAALHKMILSCAEEVERVATPRSVYRLFPVTFGENCVQLGNITVEGHDLRQHIRGCKEAVLFAATIGIQADILLERYSHMDMSRAAVLQAAAAAMMESYCDEEEKKIREQVADRGLFLRPRYSPGYGDFPIQLQKDILNALDCPKRIGLSMTESYMLVPTKSVTAVIGLTSDPTGCHIAKCMGCSNKNCPFRKEGNE; this is encoded by the coding sequence ATGAAATTGCAAGAAAGTGAAATCCTTCGATATCTGGGATACCGCGGGAAACAGCCCGATGCCGCTCTGCACAAAATGATTCTTTCCTGTGCGGAAGAGGTGGAGCGGGTCGCCACCCCGCGAAGCGTCTATCGGCTTTTTCCGGTAACTTTTGGTGAGAACTGCGTACAGTTGGGAAACATTACAGTAGAAGGGCACGACCTGCGGCAACATATCCGCGGGTGCAAAGAAGCCGTACTGTTTGCCGCAACGATTGGAATTCAGGCGGACATCCTGCTGGAGCGGTACAGCCACATGGATATGAGCAGGGCCGCTGTGCTTCAGGCTGCTGCCGCCGCCATGATGGAAAGCTATTGCGACGAAGAAGAGAAGAAAATCCGTGAGCAGGTTGCCGACCGCGGACTTTTCCTCCGGCCGCGGTACAGCCCCGGCTACGGGGATTTTCCCATTCAGTTGCAGAAGGATATTTTGAACGCACTGGACTGCCCGAAGCGCATCGGGCTTTCCATGACGGAAAGCTATATGCTGGTACCGACCAAATCGGTGACTGCCGTGATTGGGCTGACCTCAGATCCGACCGGCTGCCACATTGCCAAATGCATGGGATGCAGCAACAAAAACTGCCCGTTCAGAAAGGAAGGCAACGAATGA
- a CDS encoding DMT family transporter has product MKKDKAKLISAMTIFGTIGLVRKYIPCSSALVSFVRGFIGALFLLALRRVKKEKFDTAAIKKNVVKLLASGIALGVNWILLFEAYRYTTISVATICYYMAPVFIILTSPFFFRERITLQKGLCSAIAVCGMVFVSGVTQTGVSGLTGVFYGLGAAVLYAAVVTLNKKMVGLSASDRTILQLAISAIALLPYVLLTDDISALKMDAFSVLMLLVAGVVHTGIAYSLYFGSLRNVPAQTAALFSYIDPTVAVLISALVLKEGITAEAIVGVVMVIGAAMASEIDFKKVKIKEKCGV; this is encoded by the coding sequence GTGAAAAAGGATAAAGCAAAATTAATCTCAGCAATGACCATCTTCGGAACAATCGGGCTGGTGCGAAAATATATTCCTTGTTCCTCGGCACTTGTTTCTTTTGTGCGCGGCTTTATCGGCGCGTTGTTCCTTTTGGCCCTCCGCAGGGTGAAGAAAGAAAAATTCGACACAGCGGCCATCAAGAAAAACGTCGTGAAGCTGCTAGCATCCGGCATTGCGCTCGGCGTGAACTGGATCCTGCTTTTTGAGGCCTACCGCTACACGACAATTTCTGTTGCGACAATCTGCTATTACATGGCTCCTGTTTTTATTATTTTGACTTCACCTTTCTTTTTTCGGGAAAGAATCACGCTGCAAAAAGGATTGTGTTCCGCTATCGCCGTGTGCGGAATGGTTTTTGTTTCCGGAGTGACGCAAACAGGCGTCTCTGGACTGACGGGAGTCTTTTATGGGTTGGGGGCTGCCGTCCTGTATGCCGCCGTTGTTACGCTGAATAAGAAAATGGTCGGTCTAAGTGCAAGCGACAGAACAATCTTGCAGTTGGCGATTTCGGCAATTGCGCTGTTGCCCTATGTATTGCTGACAGACGACATTTCCGCTCTTAAAATGGATGCGTTTTCTGTCTTGATGCTTTTGGTCGCGGGCGTGGTTCACACGGGAATTGCCTATTCCTTATATTTCGGGAGCCTGCGCAATGTTCCGGCTCAGACGGCGGCGCTGTTCAGCTATATCGATCCAACCGTTGCGGTTCTTATTTCGGCCTTAGTGCTGAAAGAGGGAATCACCGCTGAGGCGATTGTGGGAGTCGTTATGGTAATCGGCGCGGCAATGGCAAGTGAAATCGACTTCAAAAAAGTTAAGATAAAGGAAAAGTGCGGGGTGTGA
- a CDS encoding DUF4430 domain-containing protein codes for MKRKIGLALLVLAAAALLLTGYFHFLAPKPQAGTKSVTVQVVIPKSKINQTFHFTSSRSTVADLLKDEQDALKPATENGPYGLYITGMLGVQADSSKEYFNIKVDGKDATVGVSELPLENGKTYRFTLTSL; via the coding sequence ATGAAGAGAAAAATCGGCCTGGCTCTGCTGGTGCTTGCGGCCGCCGCTCTGCTCCTTACAGGGTATTTTCATTTTCTGGCGCCGAAGCCGCAGGCGGGAACAAAGTCGGTGACTGTGCAGGTAGTCATTCCGAAAAGCAAGATCAATCAGACGTTTCACTTTACATCCAGCCGTTCCACCGTGGCCGATTTGCTAAAAGACGAGCAGGATGCTTTGAAACCTGCCACAGAAAACGGCCCGTACGGTTTGTACATAACCGGGATGCTCGGTGTGCAGGCGGATTCATCGAAGGAATATTTCAATATCAAAGTGGACGGAAAGGATGCGACTGTGGGCGTTTCGGAACTTCCGCTGGAAAACGGAAAAACCTATCGGTTCACCCTGACTTCGCTATGA
- the metF gene encoding methylenetetrahydrofolate reductase [NAD(P)H], producing the protein MKISEILGSGKVTVSCEVFPPKKAVDLEQVQEVVRQIASYNPAFLSVTYGAGGGTSQNTVKIAADVQRLGIPALAHLTCVCATKEKIAAVLQELKENHIENVLALRGDIPPGVEFPTPRQYQHACELVREIKAAGDFCIGAACYPDGHVECEHKDDDIGYLKEKVDAGCDFLTTQMFFDNNVLYNFLYRIMAKGIHVPVVAGIMPVTNSKQIKRICALSGTTLPPRFRAIVDKFSDKPEAMKQAGIAYATEQIIDLISNGVNAIHIYTMNKPEVAGKIMENLSEIIG; encoded by the coding sequence ATGAAAATCAGCGAGATATTGGGGAGCGGGAAGGTCACGGTTTCGTGCGAAGTTTTTCCGCCGAAAAAAGCGGTGGACCTGGAACAGGTGCAGGAGGTCGTTCGCCAAATCGCATCCTATAATCCTGCCTTTCTGAGCGTCACCTACGGTGCCGGCGGCGGGACTTCACAGAACACGGTGAAAATCGCTGCCGATGTTCAAAGGCTGGGCATTCCCGCGCTGGCACATCTGACCTGCGTTTGCGCCACGAAAGAGAAAATCGCCGCTGTGCTGCAGGAGCTGAAAGAGAACCACATAGAAAACGTGCTCGCCCTGCGCGGCGACATTCCCCCCGGGGTGGAATTTCCGACTCCGCGGCAATATCAGCACGCCTGCGAGCTCGTCCGCGAAATCAAGGCAGCCGGCGATTTCTGCATCGGCGCGGCCTGCTATCCGGACGGGCATGTGGAATGCGAACACAAAGATGACGACATCGGCTACCTCAAGGAAAAAGTGGACGCGGGCTGTGATTTTCTGACCACCCAGATGTTCTTTGACAACAACGTGCTTTACAATTTCCTTTACCGAATCATGGCCAAAGGGATTCATGTTCCGGTGGTTGCGGGAATCATGCCTGTGACAAACAGCAAGCAGATTAAGCGAATCTGCGCGCTTTCCGGCACGACCCTCCCGCCCCGTTTCCGCGCGATTGTCGATAAGTTCTCCGACAAGCCAGAGGCGATGAAGCAGGCAGGCATCGCCTACGCGACAGAGCAGATTATTGACCTGATTTCAAACGGTGTAAACGCTATTCACATCTATACCATGAATAAGCCCGAAGTTGCGGGAAAAATCATGGAGAACCTTTCGGAGATAATCGGCTGA